ACTTGACCTACGTCCACAACCAAAAAAAGGAGCAACTTTACTAAACACCAATGGaacaaaagagagtacaaaattagagtaattaaataCTCTTATATCCCAAATATCCAAGAGAATAACctcacaaatatcactccaaaGAAGGGGTTTACTCAAAGTATTTCCCAACACAACTCTCTCACAAATACTCTCTataaagaagaaaacaaacacaactaAATCTTCTCAAATGTTGATGTTCTTCTCAAAACGGCGTGTTATGAATGAGAATAAAGGTCCGTATTCGTAGAGATGAAAATGGACTTCTTGATGTCATCCATGATGTTAATGGAAGACGTAAATTTCAACATTTACATGTGAATAAGAGAAATTTATCATAAAATCTTTGGTAGCAACTTTGTTTCACCAACAAACAATCAAAAGTCTTTAATAGCAACTTTGTTTgataaatccaaaaataatcttCCAAAAATTTTTGGTAGGCTTTTACCAAATGTGAACCAAAAAAAAGCACAAAGGCCACGTTACATAATTAGTTATGATGAGTTAAAGTTGCGGTATGACTCCATTTCAACTGAGGAGTTGGGGTTTCTCTTTTTCTGATCTCTCGATGCATGCTACTCTAACGTGCGCTTTCCACGGGGAAGAGGTAGTGGCGGAGCCACAGCCAACGAAGGGTGGTCATTTGACCATCCTTCGTCAGAATTttttttcgagtatataggttaaatatagatatttatggttatatacatgttgttgcacaTCCTTGACAAGTTAGAGAAGCATAGTCTagtggtcaagagtgtgcatttccGCATCAACAACTCGGGTTTGAACCTTGGCAGGTGTAGCAgtgctttattttatttgttttttaaacaGTTCTTTGCCCAAGTAAATATATGAACACGTTTAACCAAaagtctggctccgccactgaaaaaggggtccaaattccgACGTGGAAAGCCCAGCAAAACCACCGCTACAAGTCTCGGGCACCAAAAGATGAAAGGGAAACTGACGAAGCAGCTACATGATGCAACCTCAAATATTTCTGGACTATTTGTGAGATTGAATTAGAGGACATCAGTACCGAGACTGCTTTACAACACTTTAGCAGCACTTCTGGACTGCAAATTAAGTGATTAGTTGAGTGATTTTTGAATACAAATCAAAGTCGAGCAACTATGTTGGTCATCTACCCAAAATTAAGTGATCGTACAAGCTTTTTAACTCTAGAAATTTGCGAATGAAATATTTCTAACTTGCTTGCTTAGAAGTTCAATAGGCAGTGCTTTTAACTCTAGAAATTTGCGAATGAAATATTTCTAACTTGCTTAGTATTGTCGATGAGAAAAACGTGGTGGATATGATTCAAGAAAGAAGTGTTGCATCTTGGGATATAGAAACAACTTTGAAAGTTGATGAATTTCTTTGTAAATGTAGACATAGTACATAGCCCTATATCTTAGAACAAAATAGCACATAATCTAGCTAAGTTCTCTATTTCATTATTACAAAATACTGTTTGATTTATTAATTATCCTAGTTGGATTGTAGAGCATCTTTTAACGCCTTGAAACTTACTAGCAATAGTTTTTTgatcaattaaatttttattttgctcTTTTCATAGGTGCAACATAATTTACAATGCAATTGAAATTCAAATGATTctatatttgaaatttaattaggagttgaaattattttctttctttttttctaattttactttgaaggataatttcttcttaattaatgtaaagattaaaattttatttttaactctCTGTAATAAATATGTGTAAACATCCGTAAGTCATAAGAATTTATAGGATCGAAGAGTTACAAAGAGACATTTAGAAGTCTTAAAATTTACTCTCCTTTATGACTTTGTCATAAATTCAAAAGTAATGTTAGATTACATATATTAACTTTGTTCTCTTCTTTAACTCTTCTAATGGGTGAAAAATGATATACTTATTTAAAGAGCATCATTTGAGAACTAAAGAtctaaaaaaaacttaaaaaataatatactctCTCCCCTCCATCAATTCTCTGTCTTAATCTTGGCTTCATATTCTTTGACAGCTTTTGAGCAATCTCCAAAGTTCTAGCCATGAGTGCACGTTTTTTAGAAATAGTTGTGGAACCTTGGGAAGCGACTGACTAGAAAGATTTACACCGGAGTtaaatcaaaatcattttcaaagCAGTGACTTATCACGACATAATATTTGTGATTATTCTCTTACtattaataatttcaattataATATCAATATTGTAACATTTCTCAACAAACTTTTAAGATTTTCTTGTAAAGCGcgataaacaagaaaaaaaatgaatatcaTGAGGGAATAGAAATACCTAACAATGTTAGCTGTGTAAGTTACAAAATGCACCAAATTTGGGAGGAGTATTCTGAAGAAAGTGTCATGTAACTTAAGTTGGCACATATATGGCGTACGAAATACACTCACTAATTCAGTTCCATGGGAATTTTAgatatgaaatataatattagaTATTTCCTCCATATTAAGTCTCTGAGTTTTACTTGAtacataattaagaaaataaataaaaaatttaaattttataatcttgATGTTAGGTCTAAATTTGCTTTTTAATCgaagaacaaaaaatattttttttttttttaaaaaaaaaagactaaacaagaaatcaaacaaattgaaataaatGGATTTAGAACATTGTGATTGAAGGCTAGTGCCATTTTGGATCGTCGGGgtggggtattattcttgttatgacacCTTATTGCATGATTTATTACGAGTTTATTTACTGctatttgattattattccttgtgggtggcgTAGATATATACTGTGTCAtcttgttccatgttttattaagGATTTGTGTATTATTTCGTGTCTTGAGCCGAGAGTCTATCGAAAATAGGCTTTCTACTTCTCCAAAGATAGTATACATTGCGTACATCTtgcccccagaccccactatgtgaaaATATATTACAATGATATACATTGCGTACATTTACCCTCAGATCCCACTATGTGAAAATATATTGAGTTTGTTGTTGTCGTATAACATTGTGATTGAAGAAAGATGGCTCCTATATGGATGTATAGAAGTGAATAATTCAAGGGATTTTTTTCTtgctaaaaataattcaagggtttttTCTTTCTTGACGAACTAAAAACTGGTCAAAAAAGCATGAACTACTTATTTCTAGTCGAATTTTTTGGTCCATCAATTTATTAACTAGATTTTGACCCTGTTTTTAGTGGTGTTGGTATTAATGGGATAACTTCTTAACTTACCATCATAAAGCTGCTCCCTCCCATGGTAGAGCTAGATATTCACCGAGGGATACGAACTAATAGAAgggattcaacatctaatatatacaaataaaaaataattttaattatgcaaatataatattattttttgcaGAAATAGCCCTCGACAAAAGTAGCTCTGCCCCTGGCTCCCTCCCTTTTATTAcgctttattttactttttcaaaagCGTAATAAAATGCTGAAAAAACAAAATACTGCTGTAAAATGGATCGACCATATTCAAACTTTTCCAATTTTATAATGGTTtgccacaaaaaaaaaaaaaaagatgaaaacaaaaataaaaaaagaaagaggaaaaaaaaaaaaaaagggaaaacttcCTCCAATCACCTTccgaaaaaaaaattattcaggGTGACCATTCACCCCAGCTTTCCTCCATTCCTTGACGTCGTCGATTATtagttttcacaatttttctcaGCTTTATTTCCGTAGCTAATATTATCTTCGCCGGCACACCAGAGATCTCTTCGAATCTCTTCAGAAATCTCCACGTGGATTTTGATCCGTCGTTATTACTACTTCTCAACCCGAACCACAAAGACGCTGCCAGTCCCACTCGCACAGGCAGAGCCCTAATCTGACCGAAACAAATTCCCAAAGCATCACAAGCAGTCTGCACTGTACCTTTACCTTCCTCGCTATGCATTCCAAGCTTGGCACACCAATGCATGAACAAATCAGTTGCTGCTCTTGGATCTCGCAATTTCACACTTCTGAATCGGCCTGCAGAATTTACTTCATCAGCAAAGCGCTTCCTTTGAGTAGTACTGCTGATTGATTGTGTGCTGGAAATACAAGTTGACGAAGAAACAGAACGTAGATCGGAATCATCAGAGATATTCAAGGAGCAAGAAGGACAAAGAGCGGGACGAGGTGAACAGGGGAAAAAACGATTCTTCGTAAGTGAATGACACTGCGAGCAAAGAGTAAGCCGAAGGTGACGAGCAACAAGGATATTAGCCTGATGAACTTTAGCATCACAGCGAAAACATAGAAAAGCAGAATCAGATGGACAAAATAGAAGGGCTCGTTCATTGCAAAGCTCACATAGTTTAAACGACACATGATCATGATGAACTTCTTCCATCTCTATAAGTATTATTGGAACTTGACTTTTGATGGTGCTATGCTAATGGAAGagccaaatatatatatatatatatatatatatatatataataaacgAATTAGGGGAGAAGCAAAGAAGCAGGGTGAGATGGGAAAGAGTGCTACGTAAAGAGAATATAGACTTTAGAGTGAGTTTGTGAAGTGCATTATTAATGAATATAAGTGTGTtgctgaattaaaaaaaatgaggagTGACAAGTAATATAAAAGGAGGAGGAAAGACAAGTTAGAGATTGGAGGAAAGCCAAGTGTTGTAGTTGTGGACTTCGTATTAGCTAGTGGGGGCGTGGACTAAAATCTCAACAAACATTTTCAAGCAGCAGGGGAGAAAttcactcttttatttatttatttatttatttacttatgagTAAAATATAAAGTTGAAATGTTAGTATTTTATTCTCTCGGGATCATTTAGTTAATCACTTTTATTTCATATGTACTTAACAAATatgattaattttattaatttaccaTCCCTTTATACCGGTGGATGTCAAAACTGCTTATGAAAAATATACTCACattaatttatttagattttaaaaaaataattactcaTAAGAATAAATAGAAAATTTGTAATTAATCTTGTCTTAATTTAGAAAGTCGACTAGTAATTAGggatatatatttatagtaatgCGGCAAATTAAAATAGAACAGAGGAGTATTTAattatgaacaaataaaaataattaatttcaaaaattaattttaaaattttatataaaatcagCATAACGGAAAAAGTAATAATGCAAgggaacaagaaaaataaaactaacgGGATAAATATATAGACACAAATTATTGCGAGATAGAAGCTCAACCTAATTTTTTGTCCATATAGAGTATCATGTGATagcattttttatataaaaaagagGCTGAACATATGTGTTTCTCAAACTAATGAGAAATAATCTAGatatgaaaactcaaaaaaaaaataaaaaaaataaagtgttttTTTCATACTTCACTCGTAAATTTATTCTTAAGTTACATGTGATTACAGGATGTATTTGATCGTATGTGTTTGTTCAAATACATACTACCTCACGCATGGAGTTACTCTTGATCGAAATagctttattttgttttttgattaaaaataactcaataattttttCTAGCTATTGATTtaataacaaattttaaatttatggcCTTATATTTTAATTCAACTTATGAGTTCAATAATaagtaaatttaaatttcatctaTATTTGGCTACATTAATCGTCTCTTCTCTTCAAGGGGTCGTTTGATTGAAGAAGAAATTATtgtgggatttttttttaaaaaaaaatactaatcttAAAATACTTATTCCACTATTATGtgcattaaaataaatattataatttagaaatagctaatctcaaaataaattatttcacaattttattttaacaaaatataaaataaatttatatttaaattaattttaaaattaactatCCTTGATTATTTCTCGTGCTAAATGAGCCTAATTATTTATTGGTACGGCATGAGTGATATAATTATCATAAAACGATACAAATTTAATGATGCAAGATAAGTCAAATCAAATGAGTAAAGTATAGTGTTTCGATATACAAACTCAGTCTATGCCACGCCCATCCTTGTCCACAAAACCTCGTCTCCCTCAAACTTTTTCCAAAAGTTTGTTTCATAGTATTTAGtaccctccatctcaaattatgtgttattatttaattgaatataatatttaaaaaataaatattaattttattaaaattataaaattatccttcttaaaaaaatagtaacaatatttaaaattaagtagaatcatttttaattgaaaaaataaataaaaaagaagtaatagtatttaaaattaagtgAGACCActaaaagtaaaattataattacgTTTTTAAAAACttactaaataaaaaaagatgatattttttttgagaCGGATCAAAAAAATGGCGATAGAGTATTTATTATTGGTTTTCCTCATGTTTGATAGTTGTCACCaattcttttataattatttatataatttgatGTGTTATAGCTAGCTGTTTTTTTGACCGAAAAAAAAAAGGCTTGCTGTTTTGTATTTTATTCTAGATTATTCCAATTACAATTACCACTTACGTTTCTctactcaaaaaataaatatcatattccctccattctattttatttgaataattaatattttttgcaaatatttaaaatttatggtttaaaatatatatatatatatatatatatatatatatatatatatatatattattttccaCTTTTGTTACTCTTACGACCTGTATTAATTGTCAATTTTTCACTTtacatatttcttaaaaaattatagaGTAAAATAAAAAGGGCTATCTTATTAATTTATTCTTTAACGAACATTTGTAtaacttaataaatatttttcacactttcaaaaaaataattataaggaCCATTTTTTTAAGATACAGTTAATTTTAACTTAATCTtataattaacaaataatttgaaagaattattttaataaagtgGATAACTAATAAAGAACAGATCGGAGTCTAGGTTGTTCATCTGGTCCCCTTAATAGAAAATTACATtacttatatataatttaaattaatatatatattaaccTCTTCAATATTTAACCACAAGGGTTGGTGTGATGATTCAGTACCTCActccttaagcaagaggttggggtTTGATTCTCAcctctggcgaatggagcaaactctgtggtCAGTTTCCTATCGCTTAGTGCACTGACCGaaggaacggaggattagtctcacggctgtcAGTTGTGgaaataccttgggaaaccaaaaaaacaaCCTCTTCAATATTTGTAaatttgttttttcatatttcGAATTCCTTAGCAAAAGATTCAGAGTCGGCTCTACGTAGTGAAAAAATATGCAATCGCTTTAGGTCCCCAAATTTGAGGGACCTCATTTCTTCACTATAATAGATTATAggttttttatagaaaaaattattaagtattatttgtagaaaaaataaactttttatataaaagtaaaatattattagaAGTTCGATGTATTAAACTTTTAAGTACTATgtatcaagaaagattaaatgcattagttatattaacgaaaaaaaaatattagaagaaatcgattataaaaatttattaacaactttgcatctcaaaatatctaaaatatagacttcctaagaaaatatatatttattttttaaaaaagaattaaggCATCTGTTCAATTTTTGCCTTAGACCATCAAAATGCTTTAGCCGCTCCTGAAAAGATCTAGCTCTATCACAAAACTGAGAGAGGCAGTTAGGAATCGTTTGATAGAATGTATGTTATTTTGAATagattaaattgaataaaaaatcatCTTAATATGATTAATTTTAATAAGTATTACTTTTTGTATTGCTAAatctaataatattaatatattttattcagtATTGAAGCGAGCCTTTGAAAAACAGGATAATATTCGGGGCAAATTAGTTATGggtgataaaaatattttaaaataaaataaaaatgacacaagtcttaaatattgagtagagatgacaattttaagattagtattaatgatactaattttaaaacactcaaattttattatttacataaaGATCccacaccatcaccaccactcccCCTCCATACCCTTTTTATTGCCGCCACCGTCACTTCCTCTTCTTCCACTATCACTATCACTATCATTTCACCTCTTCCAGATTCACCATTATTTCTTCCATCTACATAACTAtcacctatttttcttctttctcctccacCACCGTCGTTATCAACACCACAACAAATGTCATCTTCTCATTCGACGTcatcaccaacaccaacacctctatttttaccataaatatcatttttttcgTGAACTCCTCCTCCAACcagattttttttccaaaattaagtatcgaagttgctgcagcaacagTCGAAGTTGTTGCAACAACAATCGAAGTTGCTGTAGCAATTTCAatagttgctgcagcaacttcaATAGTTGCTACAACGATTTTGATAATTGttgtaacacaacaactaatagtagttgttgtAGCAAACTCTCGTAGTTGCTAAATTTGCTGAAttatttcttcatcatttttaaaagaaatcaaaaaatttcttttcaaactttccaactttttttaaaaaataattcatgaaaattaaaaaagaaagaagagcgaaatgaaaagagaaagaaaaagaaaaagataaaatggaagaagaagaaaatctagagatagaaaaaaaataagaagaagaagatggggagaaagaaatttgaaaagagaaagaaaaaagaagaagaaagattgaaagataagaaaagggGGCAAATTCTAAAGGCAAAATGCTCTTCTTgacccttgtactatgttcgttttgtaagttggacacttctacttacatgtttgtcatctgaactcctgaacccactaaaaaataatattttaaacctcTTGACCGTTGACTTTGTTTATGTGGCATTAAATGACTGACTAGAACAAGAAGAGTGTAATCACTCGCCccggggtgcgagtgggggtcaatttttgaccaattttatattaaaataattaaaaaaataaaaataatattaaaatttaaaaaatagcctttttttccctccatcatttttaattaaaaaatattttttaaaatttaaaaataattaattttaaaaataaaaataaaaaaccctcTTTCCCCAACCCTCCCCCTCCGTCCAGCCCTCACCCCACCCCTCAACCTCCTCTCCCAACCCCCTCCCTCGTCCAGCTATCCCCACCCCACCCACTCGCCCCCGTCCCCCGTCCAGCCATGGCTGCCATGGCATCATAATTAACGTCCCCCACCTCAACAATAACGTCAACAAATTCCTCTCCATCAATCCCTCTTCTACAAACCTTAAATCCTTTCTTCAATTCCATGCCTTGATAATCACAACAGGCCACACTAACAATATTTACATAACTGCAAAACTCATCTCTCTTCACGCTTCCACCACTGAACAACATCtgatttctttgaaaaaaatattcgATTTCACCATTTTTAAAGATCCTTTTCTTTGGAATTCAATAATCAAAGCTTATTTTTCCAATGAGAAATATACAGAATCACTTGAGCTCTTTAACAATATGTGGGGTTTTAGTGTTTTGCCTAATCAGTTTACGTTATCAATGTTTTTTTCGACTATTGCGGAACTTGGGTTGATTGATTTTGGGATGAAGGTTCATGGGTTGGtatcaaaattgaatcttgttGAGGAAAATAGTGCAGTTGAATCGTCTTTGGTGTACATGTACACGAAATTTGGGTTGATGAGTAATGCGTATAAGGTATATGATGAAATGCATGTGAGAGCTGTGGTTTTTTGGttgttttacttttaattttttaatattcattttctcaatttaaatttttattttgtttaggattaattttataACTTCattgttaaagatatttaaataaaaattgaaaattcattatgtttgtgtatgtgaatttatatagttaaaactttaaattaattggagataaattttaattatttggaataaatttgatgtttaattaaatttattgtgtttgtgtattagaatttataattaaaaatttattgtgtttgtgtattagaatttctacaatttataaaaacaatttatttaattatgtttgttaaagatattcaaatttaaaaatcaaaaattcacttatgtttgtatatatgaatttatagttaaaagtttaaattagttgaagaagaattttaattatttggaatgaatttgatatttaatttgtgagcaaaaataaattaaatgacattttataatttaattggatatttattttaaaaaattattacctttaaatttttctacaatttataattttttttatttaattaaattaattttaatatttaatttgtcatgtaacattttaaaaatgacttgaaatttcatgaaatacTTGAAAATGACGTGGCAGGTGACGTGGCACACGTGACAGCTTATGTGGCAGCTGACATGGGAGAGGATGTTACACTTTCCAAAAATgtgtttaaaatattgctttttaatgggttcagaagtccaaatgacaaacatgtaagtaaaagtgtccaacttacaaaacagacatagtacaagggtctagaACAGCATTTTGTcaattctaaaatttaaaattttgagttggaggacttttaaaaaatttaaaatttttaaaaattacactttacaccccaattaacttaatcataatttaaataaatctttaactttaactaattaaaattatcatcatttttaatttaatttaattttttttttttttatgaccTCCCACTAATTTTCTCGTAATACTCCACTGCCAGTACGGTGTCATGATCAGAAATTAGAGTTTGTTGCTTTCTCAGTTTTAACTCATAGCCACAAAAGACATAGACAATGAGTGAGCATGGAGCTTCATACGACACTCACCAATCAACTTTAAACTCCCACGCCAACACCACACGTCAATCAATCCCCCCTCAAAATACACtcccctccgtttaaaaaaataactttattttacTTCATATTGTGATTCTAAAttgtaattatattaaatatataaaaaaattattttaattttaaatctatCATGtaaaaattagagataaaatattaataaaaaaaacaattattCTTTTCAGAACAGTTTAAATAAGAAAAGTATGtcgtataaaaaataaaaagagtacaaagttTTGCTCGAATGTGATGTAGTGATTTGATAAAATAGGATGAAACATCATAAGATCTTTGATTTAATTTTCAATAGAAAtaacaagtgaaaaaaaaatcccTAAATTTAGCAGGTGTGCTTTAATAGCGGAGCCACATTGAATTTAGAGATTTATCTAAATTCCTCTTcatcgaaa
The Capsicum annuum cultivar UCD-10X-F1 chromosome 6, UCD10Xv1.1, whole genome shotgun sequence DNA segment above includes these coding regions:
- the LOC107855817 gene encoding B-box zinc finger protein 32 — protein: MEEVHHDHVSFKLCELCNERALLFCPSDSAFLCFRCDAKVHQANILVARHLRLTLCSQCHSLTKNRFFPCSPRPALCPSCSLNISDDSDLRSVSSSTCISSTQSISSTTQRKRFADEVNSAGRFRSVKLRDPRAATDLFMHWCAKLGMHSEEGKGTVQTACDALGICFGQIRALPVRVGLAASLWFGLRSSNNDGSKSTWRFLKRFEEISGVPAKIILATEIKLRKIVKTNNRRRQGMEESWGEWSP